Below is a genomic region from Triticum dicoccoides isolate Atlit2015 ecotype Zavitan chromosome 5A, WEW_v2.0, whole genome shotgun sequence.
TCCCCGTCCCCGTGGCGTCGTTTTCGTCTTACCCCGCCCACCCGCGCGGTTGATTCCTTTGCTGTTTGTTCCCATCTGAGAGCGGACGAGCTTGCGTCCGTCGGCGGGAGGTGGGTGGATAGATAGAAACAGAGGCGGCCGAGGATCGCCATTACGGGCCAAGCCGATCGGGCGTCACGCCACGCGCCCGGCTTTAAATCCTGCCCCCGCTATCCATCCATCCCATGGGCGGACACGGGACCGATCcgggccacctcctcctctccgcGCTCCGGGCCTAGACGCATTCTTCTTCGCTGCGATCTAGCGGAAAGGGGGGAGATCGGTCGGCCGATCGATCCGTCGGCCGGGTAGGAAGATGAACTCCCTCACGGccaccggcagcagcagcggcgccggcagcagcggcggcgtggAGATGCGGGGGGCCGACGGCGAGGGGTACCTGCGGGCCGACGGATTCGACCTCGTCAACCTCGACATGCAGCTGGAGAAGACGCGCTCCAGGGTCTGGCTGGATCAGCAGCGGGGCGCGTCCCCCGCGCAGCCCGGGGAGCTCCTCGAGTGGGAGATCGACCTCGCCAAGCTCGACATCCAGAACCAGGTCGCCAGCGGCACCTTCGGCGTCGTCTACCGCGGCACCTACGACGGCAACGACGTGGCAGGTGAAAATCAAACATGCTCCCCCCTCGATAGTCTGTCATATGTAATCATGTGCCTGTTCTAGTAGTCTGTTTCACCTAATtgccatctccttcataggatttttcTTCTCTCAAAGCAATTTAGGATGGTGAGATATCTGTGTTGCTTGGTTTGCAGCCCCTGATCCACAAGCCTTCTCACCCAAAAAGGAAAAAATCCCAAGCCAAGGCCAAATCTTAGCTAATGATTGTATTGCGGTCATATCATTGACTTGCCCATTTCACGTTGCCTATCTCTTCCCAGCCTATTGAGGCAACTAGTTCATAGTAAAAGTTGTCAGACGTTGGCAAGTTTTGACATTGCAAATCTTGACTTGCCCATCGCCAAAAAATGAAACATTGGGGCTGCAAACCAAGCACACCCTTAATACTCCCATGTTATCAACAATATTGGGGCTGCGCACACAATTGATCGTTATGAAATTGCAAGGATGTTTCTATGATATAAATCTAGTGATACACTTGTCCAAATAAGGTTTCATAAGTTAATGTTCAAAATTATATTGAACGTGTTTTAAGACATAGAATGTATAAGTTAACAAATTGGTAGAAGAGAGATTGATGGCAGTACCTTGCTATCGCTATTGGTAGAGGAGGTGGAGAAGGTGATGGGGAGCATGTCGGTATACTAGGACCATGGTTGGGTACCAGTTTTGTCGTTGTGAAGGTAGTAGCCATTGTGGAGGGGGCGGAGAAGGTGACGGGGGGAACATGTCGGTATACTAGGAATATGGGTGGGTGCCAGTTTTGTCGTTTTGAAGGTGATAGTANNNNNNNNNNNNNNNNNNNNNNNNNNNNNNNNNNNNNNNNNNNNNNNNNNNNNNNNNNNNNNNNNNNNNNNNNNNNNNNNNNNNNNNNNNNNNNNNNNNNNNNNNNNNNNNNNNNNNNNNNNNNNNNNNNNNNNNNNNNNNNNNNNNNNNNNNNNNNNNNNNNNNNNNNNNNNNNNNNNNNNNNNNNNNNNNNNNNNNNNNNNNNNNNNNNNNNNNNNNNNNNNNNNNNNNNNNNNNNNNNNNNNNNNNNNNNNNNNNNNNNNNNNNNNNNNNNNNNNNNNNNNNNNNNNNNNNNNNNNNNNNNNNNNNNNNNNNNNNNNNNNNNNNNNNNNNNNNNNNNNNNNNNNNNNNNNNNNNNNNNNNNNNNNNNNNNNNNNNNNNNNNNNNNNNNNNNNNNNNNNNNNNNNNNNNNNNNNNNNNNNNNNNNNNNNNNNNNNNNNNNNNNNNNNNNNNNNNNNNNNNNNNNNNNNNNNNNNNNNNNNNNNNNNNNNNNNNNNNNNNNNNNNNNNNNNNNNNNNNNNNNNNNNNNNNNNNNNNNNNNNNNNNNNNNNNNNNNNNNNNNNNNNNNNNNNNNNNNNNNNNNNNNNNNNAGAAGGTGATGGGGGAAATATGTCGGTATACTAACATGATTGGGTGCCAGTTTTGTCGTTGTGGAGTAGTTGTTGTGGGGTGACAGGGGAAGCATGTCGATATACTAGGAACATGGTTGGATGCCAGTTTTGTCGTTGTGAAGGTAGTAGCCGTTGTGGAGGGGGCGGAGAAGGTGACGGGGGAAGCATGTCGTTATATGCTAGGAACATGGTTCGGTGCCACTTTTGTCGTTGTGGAGGCGGAGGACAAGGTGACAGGGAAGCATGCCGATATACTAGGAACATGGTTGGGTGCCAATTTTGCCGCTGTGAAGGTAGTAGCTACTGCAAATGATGAAGATGTGAGGGAGATTTATTGGGGACCTTATCGATTTCGCAATCTATCAGCTTTTGTTTATATTTTGATGATACTTTCTTCGGTTCAGTTGTTATTATTGATGATTTTGACACTTCCGGATATATGTACACTATTTGCATCGTTAATATTTTCCTACTGTAAGTATAAAACCACCTTAGTTTAATCTTTTCTGCTTTTATCCATTATTACTCAACTTGCTAGTGAGAAAGCTAGCTGGAGAAATTGGAAAATATACAATAGAAGCCATATTTTGAGTATAAGAACCTAGTTCCATTTGTGTTTTCGCAAGTCTGCTACTCTGCTTATAGGGTCGCCGGTCGGTTTAGGTCCTTGTTGCACTGTAGTTGTAGTATATCTTGAGTGTGGTCATAATACACGGTAGGTTTTTGAGAATGCACGGGCTTGCTTTCTCTCCAGGGTTCAGAAAAAAAAATTGATTTAGGTCCTCGTTGATTGACATGAAAATTTATAGAAGTAAGAAAAACATACCATTGCAATGTCACTTCTCAAATCATATAGGttgagggctcctttgattcacagGGTTTGAGAAGTGTAGGAATAGGGAACATACAGGAACAGGATGTACTGTCAACTGAAATCCTACGTCGGGTAGCAAAACAGAGGATTTTTTCCATGAAGTCCAACCTCATGCTTGTTTTCCTGTGAAAATGAACTAAGAAGTTCCTATAGGATTGGTTCCTGAGGAATGCAATCCAGTGAATCAAACAGCACGTAAAGGAAAACTTCTAGAGGGTGTCAATCCTGTAAAATTCCTAtgcaaatcctatgaatcaaaggaggcCTGAATATGATGTGTGATTACACCATAAATGGAAAACAAAAATACAAATCAAACAGTTCTTGTGTCTAGGGAACAAGTCGAAGATAAAAATACTCCTAAAGCGATTTCATGTTTGACCTGTGCCATTTGTTCCTCTGTTTCTCAATCCTAGCACTTAAAGACTACAGAATTCTAGGCTTGGTTCAGTCTTGGCTCCCCACAGCAACTAGCTAACTTAAATATTTCCAGTATCTATCAGTTCTTGTGGCTAGGGAACAAATCGAAGATAAAAATACTCCTAAAGCGATTTCATGTTTCTCAATCCTAACACTTAAAGACTATATGTTTCTCATTCCTAACACTTAAAGACTATAGAATTCTAGACTTGGTTCAGTCATGGCTCCCCACAGAAACTAGCTAGCTTAAATATTTCCAGTATCTATCAAGATGAAAATGTTTATGGACATTAAACTTGCAAAACTACATGTTTTGTTATTCATGATCATAGTAGCAACAGTAGCATTTTTCATTTACCTGGAGTTCATTTTTCGTATGATGCAGTGAAGGTGCTGGACTGGGGGCAGGAAGGTCAGGAGAGCTCATCGAAGCACCGGGAGGCCTTTGAGAAGGAGGTGGCCGTGTGGCAGAAGCTCGATCACCCCAATGTCACAAAGGTACCTGATTTGTACACACATTAGATGCTAATACCTGATCAATTTGAAGCGAGCGACTCGGTGAAACTAACAATGAACTGTGTCATGTCTATTTGTGTGTAGTTTGTGGGGGCGTCGATGGGGACGTCCCAGCTGAAGATCCCGGCGGGGAAGAAGGGCGGCAGCAGCCACGGGCCAGGCCAGcgctgtgtggtggtggtggagtaccAGCACGGCGGCACCCTGAAGACGCTGCTGTTCCAGCACAGGGACAAGAAGCTGCCGTACAAGAAGGTGGTCCAGCTGGCGCTGGACATGGCGAGAGGGCTGAGCTACCTGCACTCTCAGAAGATCGTGCACCGGGACGTGAAGGCAGAGAACATGCTGCTGGACAGGAAGAAGTCGGTGAAGATCGCCGACTTTGGGGTGGCCCGTGTG
It encodes:
- the LOC119303110 gene encoding serine/threonine-protein kinase STY13-like, whose product is MNSLTATGSSSGAGSSGGVEMRGADGEGYLRADGFDLVNLDMQLEKTRSRVWLDQQRGASPAQPGELLEWEIDLAKLDIQNQVASGTFGVVYRGTYDGNDVAVKVLDWGQEGQESSSKHREAFEKEVAVWQKLDHPNVTKFVGASMGTSQLKIPAGKKGGSSHGPGQRCVVVVEYQHGGTLKTLLFQHRDKKLPYKKVVQLALDMARGLSYLHSQKIVHRDVKAENMLLDRKKSVKIADFGVARVEAQDDDNMTGQTGTLGYMAPEVLEGRPYDHKCDVYSFGVLLWETYCCALAYPNYSIADISYHVVKLGIRPDIPRCCPKPLSEIMTRCWDGNPDHRPEMAEVVAMLERIDTTKGKSMTPAVPDHTSQGCSCFGFSK